In a single window of the Flavobacterium sp. W4I14 genome:
- a CDS encoding TonB-linked SusC/RagA family outer membrane protein (product_source=TIGR04056; cath_funfam=2.170.130.10; cleavage_site_network=SignalP-noTM; ko=KO:K21573; pfam=PF00593,PF07715,PF13715; superfamily=49464,56935; tigrfam=TIGR04056): MKKNTITLVLALLCLNFWARGQSAATVSGKILTSKGLPIIGATISESNTSQTTTSDIEGKFTIRVTDQKGVLSVRHLNYQTLKIDFDLNLKTTHQITLLENENSLNDVQVIGYGQTTKRLNTGSSSSISAKDIEKQPVTNILSTLSGRMAGVNVQTTNGLPGGGLSIQIRGKGSLLAGTEPLYIIDGIPFNTTIGTLNNAVNPLAIQSVNGSTSPFNSLNPDDIENITVLKDADATAIYGSRGSNGVVIITTKKGKAGKLRYSVSMSQAISKAAQLPQLLNLSQYLTMRREAFANDGKTPSSDPLSPDYAPDLLIWNQSEGTDWAKYLMGGTGNSTVFQGSVRGGNEQTNFLLSTKFRKESTILPGSNSYKRGGLQFSLNHTSSDDRFRLQFSNSLNVDDNRLSNAQSLFSAILLPPNYPVYDENGAYNWYLLNPVASLNAQSKAKTLNLATNLLLDYKIMEGLRFKTSTGFNQIRLNQTQIFPSSSMQKDNINYTNFGDNVNSSLIIEPQLNYNTNIGQLNLQGLIGGTYQQTNSKGEFIRAENFSSESLMENVGSAGTITAVNSYSDYRYLSFFGRLTANFRQKYILNATVRRDGSSKFGEGKQFGNFGSIGIAWLFGEERWLEEALGWLSFGKLRSSFGITGNDQISPYQYLSTYGSSPYSYQGIQGLRPTRIANGDFHWETTRKFEIAIELGFFRNRIMLNANAYLNQSDDQLVSYKTPYQTGFASYQANLPAIVENRGLELELNSKNITGSNFSWQTTFNLTLPRNRLKSFKNFMTSSYFQTLALNYDITRIYGYQLQQVNPADGKGSYLDINGNTGLTPYFYNTIGKQTPDLYGGLGNNLSLKNWTLDIFLQFSKQKSLGGIAYTPGIMTNNYIIVEDRWRKNGDMASIPKSSNTPDYYFPGSTANYFNSSYIRLKTINLSYDFKGTVLQKLKLERLSIFMQAQNILTFWNDRAPLADPETGGFTGASPNFPPLKTILFGIQTQF; encoded by the coding sequence ATGAAAAAAAATACAATTACGTTAGTACTGGCCTTGCTATGCCTAAATTTTTGGGCCCGGGGGCAGTCAGCAGCTACCGTTTCAGGCAAGATTCTGACTTCAAAGGGGTTGCCCATTATTGGTGCAACCATATCAGAATCAAATACCTCCCAAACGACGACTTCAGATATAGAAGGAAAATTTACAATCCGTGTTACGGATCAAAAGGGAGTTCTTAGTGTTAGGCACCTAAACTATCAAACCCTTAAAATAGATTTTGACCTTAATCTAAAAACCACACATCAGATCACGCTGCTTGAAAATGAAAACAGCTTAAACGATGTCCAGGTTATCGGCTATGGACAAACCACTAAGAGATTGAATACAGGGTCATCTTCCTCTATTTCTGCGAAAGACATCGAGAAGCAACCTGTTACCAATATTCTTTCGACACTTTCAGGAAGAATGGCAGGTGTTAACGTTCAAACAACCAATGGACTTCCAGGGGGTGGTCTGAGCATCCAGATACGCGGAAAAGGTTCTTTACTTGCGGGAACGGAGCCCCTTTACATCATTGACGGCATACCCTTTAATACCACAATCGGGACACTGAACAATGCGGTGAATCCATTGGCTATACAGTCGGTAAATGGATCTACATCCCCGTTCAATAGTCTGAACCCTGATGACATTGAAAATATTACAGTTTTAAAGGATGCCGATGCAACTGCAATATATGGCTCAAGGGGCAGTAATGGTGTTGTGATTATAACCACCAAGAAAGGGAAAGCAGGGAAATTAAGATATAGTGTAAGCATGAGCCAGGCTATAAGCAAAGCTGCACAGCTGCCCCAACTTCTCAACCTTTCACAATATCTTACTATGAGAAGGGAAGCTTTCGCTAACGATGGCAAAACACCTTCTTCAGATCCACTTTCACCTGATTATGCCCCTGACCTTTTGATCTGGAACCAATCTGAAGGAACAGATTGGGCAAAATATCTTATGGGAGGAACAGGAAATTCGACGGTATTCCAAGGCTCGGTCCGTGGAGGGAACGAGCAGACAAACTTTTTGCTTTCTACAAAGTTTAGAAAAGAAAGTACAATTCTTCCCGGCAGCAATTCATATAAAAGAGGAGGGTTACAGTTTTCGCTAAACCATACATCGAGCGATGACAGGTTTAGGCTACAGTTTTCCAATAGTTTAAATGTTGATGATAACCGATTAAGCAATGCGCAAAGCTTATTCTCGGCAATATTATTACCACCCAATTATCCTGTTTATGACGAAAATGGAGCATACAATTGGTATTTATTGAATCCGGTGGCATCATTAAATGCCCAATCGAAGGCTAAAACTTTAAATCTAGCTACAAACCTGCTCCTTGACTACAAAATCATGGAAGGCCTGCGGTTTAAAACCAGTACAGGATTTAACCAGATCCGGTTAAATCAGACGCAAATTTTTCCTTCTTCAAGTATGCAGAAGGATAATATTAACTACACTAATTTCGGGGATAATGTTAATAGCTCATTAATTATTGAACCACAGCTGAACTATAACACGAACATTGGGCAACTGAATTTGCAGGGACTTATTGGTGGGACCTATCAGCAGACTAATTCAAAGGGCGAATTCATTAGAGCTGAAAACTTCAGCAGTGAAAGCCTAATGGAGAATGTTGGCTCGGCCGGCACCATAACAGCGGTAAATAGTTATAGCGATTATCGGTACTTATCATTTTTTGGCCGCCTAACAGCAAATTTTCGCCAGAAATATATCCTAAACGCCACTGTTAGGCGCGATGGCTCCTCCAAATTTGGCGAAGGGAAACAATTTGGCAATTTTGGATCGATAGGCATTGCCTGGTTATTCGGTGAAGAACGATGGTTAGAAGAAGCATTAGGCTGGTTGAGTTTTGGAAAGTTAAGAAGCAGTTTTGGTATAACAGGAAATGATCAGATATCGCCTTACCAGTACTTATCAACCTATGGAAGTTCACCATATAGCTATCAGGGTATCCAAGGCCTTCGTCCGACCAGGATAGCTAATGGGGATTTTCACTGGGAAACGACCCGGAAATTCGAGATTGCCATTGAACTAGGTTTTTTCCGAAACAGGATAATGCTCAATGCCAATGCATACCTGAATCAAAGTGATGATCAATTGGTAAGCTATAAAACACCCTACCAGACCGGATTTGCGAGCTATCAGGCCAACCTTCCAGCGATAGTTGAAAACCGGGGCCTAGAGCTTGAGCTGAACAGTAAAAACATAACGGGCAGTAACTTCTCCTGGCAGACAACATTTAACCTGACCCTACCACGAAACCGGTTGAAGTCCTTTAAAAATTTTATGACTTCGAGTTACTTCCAGACCTTGGCCCTAAATTATGACATCACCAGAATTTACGGGTATCAACTGCAACAGGTAAACCCAGCCGATGGAAAGGGAAGTTATCTGGACATAAATGGAAATACTGGACTTACCCCCTATTTTTATAACACGATAGGTAAGCAGACGCCAGACTTATATGGCGGGTTAGGAAATAATTTATCATTAAAAAACTGGACCCTGGATATATTCTTACAGTTTTCTAAGCAAAAGAGTCTGGGTGGTATCGCATACACACCCGGAATTATGACCAATAATTATATCATCGTTGAGGACAGATGGAGAAAAAATGGTGATATGGCGAGTATCCCAAAATCCTCTAATACACCAGACTATTATTTCCCTGGCTCCACGGCCAACTATTTCAATTCAAGCTATATCCGTTTGAAAACCATCAATCTAAGTTATGATTTCAAGGGAACTGTTTTACAAAAGCTTAAACTTGAAAGGTTGAGCATATTTATGCAGGCACAGAATATTCTAACTTTCTGGAACGACCGCGCCCCACTTGCGGATCCAGAGACGGGTGGGTTTACTGGCGCCTCCCCCAACTTCCCCCCATTGAAAACAATTCTTTTTGGCATTCAAACTCAATTCTAA
- a CDS encoding hypothetical protein (product_source=Hypo-rule applied; ko=KO:K21572; pfam=PF07980,PF14322; superfamily=48452), with the protein MKKIIIILFAIVLLNFNSGCKKLVTVDLPKNQLNTEGVFSDTSSTKAALVNIYSLIDKTIDNNLNKYMSMYTDDLTIPGSPNDEFWNSNLSTGNSTVLNFWKNSYFAIYSCNEVIDRLSNNTDMPPAFTVQAVGEARFLRAYLYFYLINSFGNVPLILSTNVSENISKGRDPITVIYGQIETDLNEAELALPENIVTGKTRANKWAVRALKARISLYQQKYNEAVDRSTRIISSGLYSPLPVPSEVFLSNSKESILQIWTPNGFVADGTTLIPASGRPTYVLSPNLLNSFENGDLRKTLWTKAVTVSGISYSYSFKYHNRIANTSTPEYLVLLRLSEQYLIRAEALANLGSLSEAITDLNVLRKRAGLALLSMNLSKEDCQAAIYREWRSEFFMEAGHRFMELRRTGRLQETISFIKPNWPSKSVLLPIPQNEITYNQTLTQNPGY; encoded by the coding sequence ATGAAAAAAATCATTATCATACTTTTTGCCATTGTGCTATTGAACTTCAACTCAGGCTGCAAAAAGCTTGTAACAGTTGATCTTCCGAAAAACCAGCTGAACACAGAAGGTGTGTTTTCAGACACCTCCTCTACAAAGGCGGCATTGGTAAATATCTATTCGTTAATAGACAAGACGATTGACAATAATCTTAATAAGTATATGTCCATGTACACGGATGACCTTACCATTCCCGGGAGTCCGAATGATGAGTTCTGGAACAGTAATTTGTCCACGGGAAATTCCACAGTCCTGAATTTTTGGAAAAACAGCTATTTCGCGATTTACTCATGCAACGAGGTTATTGACCGGTTATCAAATAATACAGATATGCCGCCTGCATTTACAGTGCAGGCTGTTGGAGAGGCCAGGTTTTTACGAGCTTATCTATACTTCTATCTTATAAACAGCTTTGGCAACGTTCCATTGATCCTAAGCACAAATGTGAGTGAGAATATTAGTAAAGGAAGAGACCCCATAACTGTTATTTATGGACAGATTGAAACAGATTTAAACGAGGCTGAACTGGCTCTTCCGGAAAATATCGTTACTGGCAAAACAAGAGCAAATAAATGGGCAGTTAGGGCATTAAAAGCCAGAATCTCTCTTTATCAACAGAAATATAATGAAGCGGTCGATAGGTCTACCCGCATCATATCATCCGGACTATATAGTCCACTACCCGTTCCGTCAGAGGTATTTCTTTCCAATAGCAAGGAAAGCATCCTGCAAATATGGACACCCAATGGGTTTGTTGCAGATGGCACAACTTTGATTCCTGCCAGTGGCAGACCAACTTATGTCCTATCTCCTAATTTACTTAACTCATTCGAAAATGGCGACCTTCGAAAAACCCTTTGGACGAAAGCTGTAACCGTAAGCGGAATATCTTACAGCTATTCCTTTAAATACCATAATAGGATAGCTAATACCTCTACACCCGAATATCTGGTCTTGCTAAGATTATCAGAACAATATCTGATCAGGGCTGAGGCCCTCGCAAACCTCGGTAGTTTATCTGAAGCCATAACAGATCTGAATGTACTCCGAAAACGTGCAGGCCTTGCTTTGTTATCCATGAACCTCTCGAAAGAAGATTGCCAAGCGGCTATTTACAGGGAATGGCGGTCCGAGTTTTTTATGGAGGCTGGGCACAGGTTCATGGAACTCCGTAGAACAGGAAGGCTGCAAGAAACAATTTCCTTCATAAAGCCAAACTGGCCCAGTAAATCCGTTTTACTGCCTATACCGCAAAATGAAATTACCTACAATCAAACCCTAACCCAAAACCCAGGATATTAA
- a CDS encoding thiol-disulfide isomerase/thioredoxin (product_source=COG0526; cath_funfam=3.40.30.10; cog=COG0526; pfam=PF08534; superfamily=52833), with protein sequence MKIKYITLVIGIIFFKSINIMAQEVEEKAELKVGDQIPTVAISETYPGSIPLKNLKENYQRGGLIINFWASWCVPCVKEMELLGKLAKKYQTKLTVLSVTHENKETSKAFFGRHPEIDISGLTVVNGDKSFIKLFPHRYLPHNIWIDQTGMVKMITDGEQMNEKNIAKFLDHEKIDFNLKQDNLKFDALNAFLPSDSVTIYRKSISGNQSGIGAGSLIGPLLAGDKRDRIFGYNNTIGQLYWTSFYPEMNNSSEVNKKLLEVHVRDSLKILQPKSLTGTNYRSNKEWRMKNTYSYEIFHKTPIPQGELFAQMKADLVNTFGYSAVLRKKNRKAMIIKFSGKANSLRSSGGEKIFELTAKGVKIHNMKIHEIIGRFNSFFTALDPMIDDTKIDLPIDLELINPNSADGLNFKKVMALMNDKGFLFESKIRKVNILSIEDGIESSKKRL encoded by the coding sequence ATGAAAATTAAATATATAACATTGGTCATCGGCATAATATTTTTTAAATCTATTAATATTATGGCCCAGGAAGTTGAAGAGAAAGCCGAGCTCAAAGTAGGCGATCAGATTCCTACTGTTGCAATCTCAGAAACTTACCCAGGGAGTATTCCACTTAAAAACCTAAAGGAAAATTACCAAAGGGGTGGATTGATCATCAACTTCTGGGCGAGCTGGTGCGTTCCCTGCGTGAAGGAAATGGAGCTTTTAGGTAAACTCGCAAAAAAATATCAAACAAAACTTACCGTCCTGTCAGTTACCCATGAGAATAAAGAAACCAGCAAGGCATTTTTTGGGAGGCACCCGGAAATTGATATTTCAGGCCTCACTGTAGTCAATGGGGATAAAAGTTTCATAAAACTTTTCCCTCATCGTTATCTTCCCCATAACATATGGATAGATCAAACAGGAATGGTCAAAATGATTACAGATGGGGAGCAGATGAATGAGAAAAATATCGCTAAGTTTTTGGATCACGAAAAAATTGATTTTAACTTAAAACAGGACAACTTAAAATTCGATGCCCTGAATGCATTTCTTCCGAGCGATAGTGTAACGATCTATAGAAAAAGCATTTCTGGGAACCAATCGGGCATCGGTGCAGGTAGCTTAATAGGCCCATTACTGGCGGGAGATAAAAGAGACCGCATCTTTGGATATAACAACACTATAGGTCAACTTTATTGGACCTCATTCTACCCAGAAATGAACAATTCTTCCGAGGTCAATAAAAAGTTACTGGAAGTTCATGTAAGGGATTCACTTAAGATACTTCAGCCCAAAAGTTTAACTGGAACCAACTATAGAAGCAATAAGGAGTGGCGGATGAAGAATACTTATTCTTATGAAATATTTCATAAAACACCAATACCACAGGGTGAGCTTTTTGCTCAGATGAAAGCTGATTTAGTAAATACCTTTGGTTACTCGGCCGTTTTAAGAAAAAAAAATCGAAAAGCGATGATAATTAAATTTTCAGGAAAAGCAAATTCCTTACGGAGTTCCGGAGGCGAGAAAATATTCGAACTTACTGCTAAAGGAGTCAAAATACATAATATGAAGATACACGAAATCATCGGTCGTTTTAATTCGTTTTTCACGGCACTTGATCCTATGATTGATGATACCAAAATAGACCTACCCATTGATCTGGAACTAATTAACCCTAACTCCGCAGACGGGCTAAATTTCAAAAAAGTGATGGCATTAATGAACGACAAAGGCTTCTTATTTGAAAGTAAAATTCGAAAAGTAAATATTTTATCTATTGAGGATGGAATTGAAAGTTCAAAAAAACGATTATAG
- a CDS encoding hypothetical protein (product_source=Hypo-rule applied; cleavage_site_network=SignalP-noTM; transmembrane_helix_parts=Inside_1_6,TMhelix_7_26,Outside_27_91), translated as MKNLRKGLLGLAVLAGITGAVAVQVSAETKTARLVDYSWTHYDTDGTTVLESNVIKSLDDAKSDFGCDEGTTRCARGTAPNQPEINLYYPD; from the coding sequence ATGAAAAATTTAAGAAAAGGACTGTTAGGTCTTGCGGTATTAGCAGGAATTACAGGCGCTGTAGCTGTACAGGTATCGGCAGAAACTAAAACAGCTAGATTGGTAGATTACAGCTGGACACATTATGATACAGATGGAACCACTGTACTTGAAAGTAATGTGATCAAAAGTTTGGATGATGCTAAATCAGATTTTGGCTGTGATGAGGGAACAACCCGTTGTGCTCGTGGAACAGCTCCGAACCAACCAGAGATTAATTTGTATTATCCTGATTAA
- a CDS encoding putative oxidoreductase (product_source=KO:K15977; ko=KO:K15977; transmembrane_helix_parts=Inside_1_11,TMhelix_12_34,Outside_35_56,TMhelix_57_75,Inside_76_81,TMhelix_82_101,Outside_102_120,TMhelix_121_138,Inside_139_148) yields METITCHKKTAWLADIGLALLVLLWLYTGISKIFEYHHFVFQMGLSPATIVSANKNLLGWLIPFVELALALMLLLSKSRKLGLGLSILLLMIFEIYIVSMLSNGHLPCACGGVVGKLSWKGHVVFNAFYLLIAIGVFFEEYPRVRKRE; encoded by the coding sequence ATGGAAACAATAACTTGTCACAAAAAAACTGCTTGGTTAGCCGACATTGGTCTAGCATTGCTAGTTCTTTTGTGGCTATATACCGGTATTTCAAAAATTTTTGAGTATCACCATTTTGTTTTCCAGATGGGACTTTCTCCTGCCACGATAGTGAGTGCAAACAAGAACTTATTGGGCTGGTTGATTCCATTTGTTGAACTTGCCCTGGCCCTTATGCTTCTTCTTTCCAAAAGCCGAAAACTGGGACTTGGATTATCAATATTACTATTGATGATTTTTGAAATCTACATTGTCTCAATGCTTTCCAATGGTCATTTACCATGTGCATGTGGTGGAGTTGTAGGGAAACTAAGCTGGAAAGGTCATGTCGTTTTCAATGCTTTCTACCTATTGATTGCAATAGGGGTCTTTTTTGAAGAATATCCACGCGTCCGGAAGCGCGAATAG
- a CDS encoding CRP-like cAMP-binding protein (product_source=COG0664; cath_funfam=2.60.120.10; cog=COG0664; pfam=PF00027; superfamily=51206), whose amino-acid sequence MLSDFIFEALLERISSFKQITSIFTKRLRPLLTVREVVRGEILLRAGSRPDRLWFLHKGYAREVGHDEDDERTSWFYFENDFMLAYPSFFSQLPAFRDIELLSEGTVVEISYSSLILLRQDFQELNIIIDLARDHCESDRAKFASQMHTLTARERYEKFYQEHKALFNVARHKDIANFLRIKSDGFRRYNH is encoded by the coding sequence ATGTTGTCAGATTTTATTTTTGAAGCACTGCTTGAAAGGATATCTTCTTTTAAGCAAATCACATCTATTTTTACCAAAAGGCTTAGGCCACTTTTAACCGTCCGGGAGGTGGTGCGTGGAGAAATATTGCTCAGGGCTGGCAGCAGACCTGACCGATTGTGGTTTTTGCATAAGGGTTATGCAAGGGAAGTTGGTCATGATGAAGATGACGAACGGACCAGTTGGTTTTATTTCGAAAATGATTTTATGTTGGCATACCCATCGTTTTTTAGCCAGCTCCCTGCTTTCAGGGATATAGAATTGTTATCGGAAGGAACTGTAGTGGAAATTAGCTATTCAAGCCTGATCCTTTTGCGGCAGGACTTTCAGGAACTGAATATTATTATTGACCTTGCCAGGGACCATTGTGAATCCGACCGTGCAAAATTTGCCTCACAGATGCATACGCTTACTGCCCGGGAGCGCTATGAGAAATTTTACCAGGAACATAAGGCACTATTTAATGTTGCCCGACATAAGGATATAGCCAATTTCCTAAGAATCAAGAGTGACGGATTTCGTAGGTACAACCATTAG
- a CDS encoding two-component system LytT family response regulator (product_source=KO:K02477; cath_funfam=3.40.50.2300; cog=COG3279; ko=KO:K02477; pfam=PF00072,PF04397; smart=SM00448,SM00850; superfamily=52172): MQLSSIIIDDEPHARIEIYDLITITPNIICQGSFENIGDALEYLKQNDPVDIVFCDVSMPDVDGLEAGMILKAYCDYLIYVTAHRFHGPETYEVKASGYLLKPLRFNKFTRQIQDIMDDKEESLWRESEDQTIFVKGSDKNSFLPINAQEIVYIQGMDNYIKFFTTEGEKTTYMQLKDLESTLMRQQRYLRVAKSIIISLKFLEKVDGYVAYMKTGEVFNIGKVYRPAFRNLLQQRRLN, from the coding sequence ATGCAACTCAGCTCTATTATAATAGATGATGAACCTCATGCAAGGATAGAAATTTATGATCTGATCACGATCACGCCCAATATTATCTGTCAGGGCAGTTTCGAGAACATCGGGGATGCACTGGAATACTTAAAACAAAACGACCCGGTAGATATTGTTTTTTGCGATGTATCAATGCCGGATGTAGATGGTCTGGAAGCTGGGATGATCCTTAAAGCGTACTGTGATTATCTGATCTATGTGACAGCCCATCGGTTTCATGGTCCGGAAACTTATGAGGTTAAAGCGTCGGGATACCTGCTCAAACCTTTAAGATTCAACAAATTTACCAGACAGATACAGGATATCATGGACGACAAGGAGGAGTCACTGTGGAGAGAATCTGAAGATCAGACCATATTTGTGAAGGGATCTGATAAAAATAGTTTTTTGCCTATCAACGCTCAGGAAATCGTATACATACAAGGTATGGACAATTATATAAAATTTTTCACTACAGAAGGAGAAAAGACAACTTACATGCAGTTGAAGGACCTAGAATCGACTCTGATGAGACAGCAAAGGTATTTAAGAGTGGCGAAATCCATTATTATCTCCCTGAAATTTCTGGAAAAAGTAGATGGATATGTAGCTTACATGAAAACTGGAGAAGTCTTTAACATTGGAAAAGTTTACCGGCCGGCTTTTAGAAATCTTTTACAACAACGTAGACTTAATTAG
- a CDS encoding hypothetical protein (product_source=Hypo-rule applied; superfamily=50249): MSAQKRHTKIGLHLKFKTMKSNHTSRIQKRTLFVFKNVKQGNWKNTSDPTTTLFTTTTNTTSVVSGVTN, encoded by the coding sequence ATGTCAGCCCAAAAGCGCCATACTAAAATTGGTCTTCATTTAAAATTCAAGACCATGAAAAGTAATCACACATCCCGAATTCAAAAGAGAACATTGTTTGTTTTCAAAAATGTCAAACAGGGTAACTGGAAAAATACTTCCGATCCCACAACTACATTGTTCACCACAACGACCAATACTACCAGTGTGGTCTCAGGCGTAACTAATTAA
- a CDS encoding two-component system LytT family sensor kinase (product_source=KO:K02478; cath_funfam=3.30.565.10; cog=COG2972; ko=KO:K02478; pfam=PF06580; superfamily=55874; transmembrane_helix_parts=Inside_1_6,TMhelix_7_29,Outside_30_33,TMhelix_34_56,Inside_57_62,TMhelix_63_85,Outside_86_104,TMhelix_105_126,Inside_127_338): MEPVIHAILWIFFIGGEVLSVALLTGSYSSPIHYVSFYLLNIALFYSYVWLLFRIPEKSPFPWLWVLLIFISMMVLYVGLAGMLTTILKNAAYKANPISIFTEKFIVSTSWRGFYFMLFGTGYVALKINSRRRINELAKAVEIAQLKEELMSTEKAFLRSQINPHFLFNTLSFINHATKYYPENARTAIALLSEIMDYALESNKEEFVLLSEEVEQIDNMIALNRLRFGDKLNLVFEKSPDCGTARIVPLIMLTLVENVFKHGNLLHETEVTSIKLVCTEKSIVFITSNPLDRSKGSQGEQTGLKNIQARLSNSYPKRHLFVSGAVNERFITELTIEL, encoded by the coding sequence ATGGAGCCTGTTATCCATGCCATTTTGTGGATATTTTTCATAGGTGGCGAGGTGCTAAGCGTGGCCTTGCTGACCGGAAGCTACAGCTCTCCAATACACTATGTTTCCTTTTACCTGCTCAACATTGCTTTGTTCTATAGTTATGTATGGTTGCTTTTCCGGATTCCAGAGAAATCCCCCTTTCCATGGCTTTGGGTACTGCTGATCTTTATATCAATGATGGTGCTTTATGTTGGCCTTGCCGGAATGCTGACCACCATCCTTAAAAACGCCGCCTACAAGGCCAATCCAATCAGTATATTTACAGAAAAATTCATTGTTTCAACCAGTTGGAGGGGCTTTTACTTCATGCTTTTTGGAACCGGCTATGTAGCGCTCAAAATAAATTCCAGAAGACGCATCAATGAACTGGCCAAGGCGGTGGAAATCGCACAGTTAAAAGAAGAACTTATGTCAACGGAAAAGGCTTTTCTACGTTCGCAGATCAATCCACACTTCTTATTCAATACGCTAAGCTTCATCAACCATGCGACAAAGTATTATCCCGAAAATGCAAGGACAGCAATTGCGCTGCTATCGGAAATCATGGATTATGCATTAGAAAGCAATAAGGAGGAATTTGTTCTACTATCAGAAGAAGTTGAACAGATCGATAACATGATCGCCCTTAACCGCCTACGGTTTGGAGATAAACTCAATCTTGTGTTTGAAAAAAGTCCCGACTGCGGAACGGCCAGAATTGTTCCCCTTATTATGTTAACCTTGGTGGAAAATGTATTTAAACACGGGAACTTATTGCACGAGACAGAGGTAACATCCATTAAACTTGTGTGCACAGAAAAATCCATTGTATTTATTACATCAAACCCACTGGACCGCAGTAAAGGTTCCCAAGGCGAGCAGACTGGGCTGAAGAATATCCAGGCAAGGCTTTCGAATTCTTATCCGAAAAGACATCTATTCGTTTCAGGAGCAGTGAACGAGCGTTTTATTACTGAATTGACAATTGAACTATAA